From the Lathyrus oleraceus cultivar Zhongwan6 chromosome 4, CAAS_Psat_ZW6_1.0, whole genome shotgun sequence genome, one window contains:
- the LOC127075384 gene encoding uncharacterized protein LOC127075384 isoform X1, with the protein MANQDDTHDANGSRNNVEKEIKRGLTVMKSIIRARDKGVKFEVHWSAEDQLIEPNGSMLASYIGFLVRQHIPITCDNWRSPDLKVGKEKIWSEIQRFFHIDESRQKYCIQLAGKRLRGFRSFLSNKFLKDEEGKFVEAEWPMKYAEIISADEWNNFVAKRRNEKFHEVSDKNRKRASKPAYPYKKGRTGYARLQQRIVSIFKCYELIHCHNML; encoded by the exons atggctaaccaagacgatacccatgacgcgaatggatcacgtaacaatgttgaaaaagaaatcaaacgaggattgactgttatgaagtcaatcattcgtgcaagagacaagggtgtaaaatttgaagtacattggagtgctgaagaccaactaattgagcctaacggttcaatgttggcaagttacattggtttccttgttcgacaacatattccgattacatgtgataattggagaagtccggacttgaaggttggcaaagaaaaaatatggtcggagatacag agattctttcacatcgatgaaagccgacaaaaatattgtattcaattggccggaaaaagactccgaggatttcgatcctttttgtccaacaaatttctcaaggatgaggaaggaaaatttgttgaagcagaatggccaatgaagtatgccgagattatttcagccgatgaatggaataactttgtcgccaaacgaagaaacgaaaaattccat gaagtaagcgacaaaaatcggaaaagggcatcaaaacccgcgtatccgtacaaaaaagggcgtacgggatatgcacggttacaacaaagaattgtgagtatattcaaatgctatgagcttatacattgtcacaatatgttataa
- the LOC127075384 gene encoding uncharacterized protein LOC127075384 isoform X2 — MANQDDTHDANGSRNNVEKEIKRGLTVMKSIIRARDKGVKFEVHWSAEDQLIEPNGSMLASYIGFLVRQHIPITCDNWRSPDLKVGKEKIWSEIQRFFHIDESRQKYCIQLAGKRLRGFRSFLSNKFLKDEEGKFVEAEWPMKYAEIISADEWNNFVAKRRNEKFHEVSDKNRKRASKPAYPYKKGRTGYARLQQRI, encoded by the exons atggctaaccaagacgatacccatgacgcgaatggatcacgtaacaatgttgaaaaagaaatcaaacgaggattgactgttatgaagtcaatcattcgtgcaagagacaagggtgtaaaatttgaagtacattggagtgctgaagaccaactaattgagcctaacggttcaatgttggcaagttacattggtttccttgttcgacaacatattccgattacatgtgataattggagaagtccggacttgaaggttggcaaagaaaaaatatggtcggagatacag agattctttcacatcgatgaaagccgacaaaaatattgtattcaattggccggaaaaagactccgaggatttcgatcctttttgtccaacaaatttctcaaggatgaggaaggaaaatttgttgaagcagaatggccaatgaagtatgccgagattatttcagccgatgaatggaataactttgtcgccaaacgaagaaacgaaaaattccat gaagtaagcgacaaaaatcggaaaagggcatcaaaacccgcgtatccgtacaaaaaagggcgtacgggatatgcacggttacaacaaagaatt tga